The following proteins are co-located in the Nitrospirota bacterium genome:
- the rplM gene encoding 50S ribosomal protein L13, which produces MATYSAKAEDIERKWFIVDANGKTLGRLATVIASVLKGKTKPIYTTHVDTGDFVIVVNAGKVHLTGRKLDNKMYYSHSGFPGGLKTVSAGTLMRTKPEDVVMMAVEGMLPKTRLGKQMLTKLKVYAGDKHPHAAQQPVEMIVK; this is translated from the coding sequence ATGGCTACGTATTCAGCAAAAGCAGAAGATATTGAAAGAAAGTGGTTCATCGTTGATGCCAACGGCAAGACTCTGGGCAGATTGGCAACCGTCATCGCCTCTGTACTGAAAGGCAAAACCAAACCAATCTACACCACTCATGTTGACACCGGCGACTTCGTGATCGTGGTGAACGCAGGCAAGGTCCATCTGACCGGCAGGAAGCTCGATAATAAAATGTACTACAGCCACTCGGGGTTTCCCGGCGGTCTTAAGACGGTTAGCGCAGGTACGCTCATGAGGACCAAGCCGGAGGACGTGGTGATGATGGCCGTCGAAGGCATGCTCCCCAAGACCAGGCTTGGCAAGCAGATGCTCACCAAGCTTAAGGTCTACGCAGGGGACAAGCACCCACACGCTGCGCAGCAGCCGGTGGAGATGATCGTTAAATAA
- the argC gene encoding N-acetyl-gamma-glutamyl-phosphate reductase yields MSDEKLNIAIVGSSGYTGGELMRILLNHSRVVVTAITSEKSAGKPIASIFPHLAGLTSLVCEPLDPDAIAKKSDFVFLALPHVTAQEAAFRFHLLGKKVVDLSADYRLTDPSVYAMWYENTHQYPELLKQAVYGLPELHREKIKKASLIANPGCYPTSAILGLAPLMQKGRVDLGSIIIDSKSGVSGSGRSPSLAHHYPEVNEGLMAYKVGTHRHTPEIEQELSALAGKQIILSFTPHLVPMNRGILTTIYAKQKSPVDTDQLHAWYRDFYQDAPFVRLLPIGQFPNVRNVRGSNFCDIGVYADTRTGRAVVVTAIDNLVKGASGQAIQNMNLMMGFNEAEGLRLAGVFP; encoded by the coding sequence ATGAGTGACGAAAAACTGAACATAGCGATCGTGGGATCGAGCGGATACACGGGCGGAGAACTCATGCGCATCCTCCTGAACCATTCGAGGGTAGTCGTGACCGCGATCACATCGGAAAAATCCGCGGGAAAACCCATTGCGTCAATCTTTCCCCACCTTGCGGGATTGACCTCCCTGGTGTGCGAACCCCTCGACCCGGATGCCATTGCGAAGAAATCGGATTTTGTGTTTCTCGCTCTTCCGCATGTAACCGCGCAGGAGGCGGCATTCCGCTTCCACCTGCTTGGCAAAAAGGTAGTGGACCTCTCCGCCGATTACCGGCTCACGGACCCCTCAGTGTACGCGATGTGGTATGAGAACACGCACCAGTACCCTGAGCTCCTCAAGCAGGCGGTTTACGGTCTGCCGGAGCTGCACCGGGAAAAGATAAAAAAGGCCTCACTGATCGCGAACCCGGGGTGTTACCCCACGAGCGCGATATTAGGGCTTGCGCCTCTCATGCAAAAGGGCAGAGTAGACCTGGGGAGCATAATCATCGACTCCAAGTCCGGCGTCTCGGGTTCGGGCCGCAGTCCTTCGCTGGCGCACCATTACCCGGAAGTGAACGAGGGACTCATGGCCTACAAGGTCGGAACGCACCGTCATACGCCGGAGATTGAACAGGAGCTATCCGCTCTGGCGGGAAAGCAGATTATCCTTTCGTTCACGCCGCACCTGGTGCCCATGAACCGGGGTATTTTGACCACGATCTACGCGAAGCAGAAATCACCGGTAGATACGGACCAGCTCCACGCGTGGTATCGGGACTTCTACCAAGATGCACCATTCGTGCGACTGCTGCCAATAGGCCAGTTCCCGAACGTTCGGAACGTACGGGGCTCGAACTTCTGCGATATCGGCGTCTATGCTGATACACGGACCGGACGTGCGGTCGTGGTCACTGCCATTGACAACCTTGTCAAGGGCGCCTCGGGCCAGGCGATCCAGAACATGAACCTGATGATGGGATTTAATGAAGCGGAAGGTCTCAGGCTCGCCGGGGTTTTCCCGTAA
- a CDS encoding ABC transporter substrate-binding protein, whose translation MKFLKLAATAACIIVLSITQALAGNTIKVGAILSVTGPASFLGAPEAKTLEMLVEDINARGGINGSKVELVIKDSGGSPEKAVSFAKQLIDEDKVFAILGPSTSGETMAIKNIAEEGKTILLSCAAAEVIVNPVAKYVFKTPQMDRDAVLRIFQQMKKMNITKIGVLSSNTGFGKAGKEQLEKLAPATGIQVLISEVYDKAATDLTAEVTKVKAANVQAIVNWSIEPAQAIVIKNARQIGITVPIFQSHGFGNINYVKTAGAAAEGVIFPAGRLLVADTLSDKNPQKSLLLSYKKSYETKYKEEVSTFGGHAYDALLILAEAIKTAGTDKEKVRTALENIKGLVGTAGIFNFSATDHNGLDTMAFEMLTVKDGKFTVLDK comes from the coding sequence ATGAAATTCTTGAAATTAGCAGCAACCGCAGCATGCATCATCGTCCTGTCGATCACCCAGGCATTGGCGGGTAATACGATCAAAGTAGGCGCGATCCTGTCCGTAACCGGACCGGCGTCGTTCCTCGGTGCACCCGAGGCAAAGACGCTTGAGATGCTGGTCGAGGATATCAATGCCAGGGGCGGGATCAACGGTTCCAAGGTGGAGCTGGTGATCAAGGACTCGGGCGGCAGCCCGGAGAAGGCTGTCTCCTTTGCCAAACAGCTCATTGATGAAGACAAGGTCTTTGCGATCCTCGGCCCCTCCACCAGCGGCGAGACCATGGCCATCAAGAACATCGCTGAAGAAGGAAAGACCATCCTCCTTTCCTGCGCCGCGGCAGAGGTGATCGTGAACCCCGTGGCCAAGTATGTATTCAAGACTCCCCAGATGGACCGCGACGCCGTCCTGAGGATTTTCCAGCAGATGAAAAAAATGAACATCACGAAGATCGGCGTGCTGTCCTCCAACACGGGCTTCGGCAAGGCCGGCAAGGAGCAGCTCGAGAAGCTCGCTCCGGCGACCGGCATTCAGGTCCTGATCAGCGAGGTCTATGACAAGGCGGCCACGGACCTGACTGCCGAGGTGACGAAAGTGAAGGCGGCCAATGTCCAGGCGATCGTGAACTGGTCCATCGAGCCCGCCCAGGCCATCGTGATCAAGAACGCCCGCCAGATCGGCATAACCGTTCCGATCTTCCAGAGCCACGGTTTCGGCAACATCAACTATGTAAAGACTGCGGGCGCCGCGGCCGAGGGCGTCATCTTCCCGGCAGGCAGGCTCCTCGTTGCCGATACGCTGTCCGACAAGAACCCCCAGAAGTCGCTGCTCCTGTCCTATAAAAAATCCTACGAGACGAAGTATAAGGAAGAGGTGAGCACCTTCGGCGGACATGCCTATGATGCCCTGCTCATTCTCGCCGAGGCAATCAAGACTGCCGGAACAGACAAAGAAAAGGTCAGGACCGCCCTTGAAAACATCAAGGGCCTGGTCGGCACGGCCGGCATCTTCAACTTCTCGGCCACGGACCACAACGGCCTCGATACCATGGCCTTTGAAATGCTGACCGTGAAGGACGGCAAGTTCACGGTGCTGGATAAATAA
- the tsf gene encoding translation elongation factor Ts, producing the protein MATISASAVKDLRGKTGVGMMEAKKALEETSGDFEKAVDLLRKKGLSAAAKKAARVAAEGMIASTIQAGGKTGVMVEVNSETDFVAKNDDFQRFAKELAELVAAKKPADIVALSQLSIGSDTVEARRNALIQKIGENIAIRRFVCYETSGNIAIYLHGTRIGVMVDYTGGDEQLGRDMAMHIAAANPQFLNRETVPTEILDRERAVYEAQAKESGKPAAIIGKMVEGKLEKFYSEACLMDQVYIKDPDGKLKIRECLKKAGGNVVLNRFVRFQLGEGIEKKKENFAEEVAAQLK; encoded by the coding sequence ATGGCAACAATATCTGCGAGTGCAGTGAAGGATTTGAGGGGAAAAACCGGCGTCGGCATGATGGAGGCAAAAAAGGCGCTTGAAGAAACCAGCGGCGATTTTGAAAAAGCCGTCGATCTCCTGAGGAAGAAGGGGCTGTCCGCAGCAGCGAAAAAAGCCGCGCGGGTGGCGGCCGAGGGCATGATTGCTTCCACCATCCAGGCGGGCGGAAAGACCGGCGTGATGGTCGAGGTGAACAGCGAAACCGACTTTGTGGCTAAGAACGATGACTTCCAGCGCTTCGCAAAGGAGCTCGCCGAGCTCGTGGCCGCCAAGAAGCCGGCCGATATAGTTGCGCTGTCACAGCTTTCGATCGGTAGCGATACTGTTGAGGCCAGGCGCAACGCGCTGATCCAGAAGATCGGCGAGAACATAGCGATTCGCCGCTTCGTATGCTATGAGACCTCCGGTAACATCGCTATTTATCTGCACGGTACCCGTATCGGCGTCATGGTGGACTACACCGGCGGCGACGAACAGCTCGGTAGGGACATGGCCATGCACATAGCCGCAGCAAATCCGCAGTTCCTGAACAGGGAAACCGTGCCAACCGAAATACTCGACCGCGAACGCGCGGTGTACGAGGCCCAGGCCAAGGAATCGGGTAAACCCGCAGCCATTATCGGCAAAATGGTAGAGGGAAAACTCGAAAAGTTTTACTCCGAGGCCTGCCTCATGGACCAGGTGTACATCAAGGACCCCGACGGCAAGCTCAAGATCAGGGAGTGCCTGAAGAAGGCCGGCGGAAACGTCGTGCTCAATCGCTTTGTTCGATTCCAGCTCGGCGAAGGGATCGAGAAAAAGAAGGAAAATTTTGCCGAGGAAGTCGCGGCCCAGCTTAAATAA
- the rpsI gene encoding 30S ribosomal protein S9, giving the protein MSASAATVSRYYATGRRKNSIARVWMMPGSGKVTINDKTMDQYFGREVLKMIIRQPFEVTGTVDKFDVLVNVLGGGNSGQAGAIRHGISKALLEVDGESRIKLRKEGLLTRDPRAVERKKYGQKGARARFQFSKR; this is encoded by the coding sequence ATGTCAGCATCAGCGGCAACCGTATCAAGATATTATGCAACAGGCAGGAGAAAGAATTCCATCGCCAGGGTATGGATGATGCCCGGCAGCGGCAAGGTCACTATCAACGACAAGACCATGGACCAGTACTTCGGTCGCGAAGTGCTCAAGATGATCATTCGTCAGCCGTTTGAGGTAACCGGTACGGTGGACAAGTTCGATGTCCTGGTGAACGTGCTCGGCGGCGGAAACTCCGGCCAGGCCGGCGCCATCAGACACGGGATATCAAAGGCGCTCCTTGAAGTGGACGGCGAGTCGCGCATCAAGCTTCGCAAGGAAGGGCTGTTGACCCGCGACCCCAGGGCCGTAGAGCGGAAAAAGTACGGCCAGAAAGGCGCGCGCGCGCGGTTCCAGTTCTCCAAGAGATAA
- the rpsB gene encoding 30S ribosomal protein S2 encodes MSTITMKELLEAGVHFGHQAKRWNPKMKKYIFGERNGIYIIDLQKTLKLFKEAYEFVRTASSEGKDILFVGTKKQAQDAITEEAKRCGMYYISSRWLGGMLTNFATIKKSIDRLKKIEKMKEDGTYDKLTKKEVAGLEKERTKLEKILCGIKTMSQPPSMIFIIDPRKETIAVQEANKLGITVVAVVDTNCDPDNIDYVIPGNDDAIRAIRLMASKVADAVIEGKQAISKETGEAVEAEKAAGETPAVAASEPALEDADATAEEA; translated from the coding sequence ATGTCCACGATCACCATGAAGGAGTTGTTGGAGGCTGGAGTACACTTCGGCCACCAGGCAAAACGATGGAACCCCAAGATGAAGAAGTACATCTTCGGAGAGCGCAACGGGATCTATATCATAGACCTCCAGAAGACGCTCAAGCTGTTCAAGGAAGCCTACGAGTTTGTCCGCACAGCCTCTTCCGAGGGTAAAGACATCCTGTTCGTCGGCACCAAAAAGCAGGCTCAGGATGCAATTACTGAAGAAGCAAAACGGTGCGGGATGTACTATATCTCAAGCCGCTGGCTCGGCGGCATGCTCACCAATTTTGCCACCATCAAGAAAAGCATCGACCGTCTCAAGAAGATCGAGAAGATGAAAGAAGACGGCACCTACGACAAGCTCACGAAGAAGGAAGTAGCCGGACTCGAGAAAGAGCGCACCAAACTCGAAAAGATCCTCTGCGGCATCAAAACCATGTCCCAGCCACCGTCCATGATCTTCATCATCGACCCCCGCAAGGAGACGATCGCGGTCCAGGAAGCGAATAAGCTTGGCATCACGGTGGTCGCCGTGGTCGACACAAACTGCGACCCCGATAATATCGACTATGTTATTCCGGGCAACGACGATGCGATCCGCGCCATCCGATTGATGGCATCGAAGGTCGCCGATGCTGTCATCGAAGGCAAACAGGCCATCTCCAAGGAAACTGGAGAGGCCGTGGAAGCAGAGAAAGCCGCGGGTGAAACGCCGGCTGTTGCCGCATCGGAGCCCGCGCTCGAGGATGCTGACGCCACCGCAGAAGAAGCATAA
- the pyrH gene encoding UMP kinase, which translates to MAKPRYKRILLKLSGEALMGDQGYGIDHAVLDTITSEVKEVCSLGVEVAIVIGGGNIFRGLSGAAKGMERASADYMGMLATVLNALALQNVLENKGVVTRVQSAIEMRELAETYIRRRAVRHLEKHRVVIFAAGTGNPYFTTDTAAALRAMEIGAEVIMKATKVDGVYSADPMKDKTATKFNSLTYIEVLQKDLRVMDATAISLCMDNGLPIIVFNLNVPGNIKKIVLGETVGTLVTGRNNA; encoded by the coding sequence ATGGCGAAACCACGCTACAAACGCATCCTGCTCAAACTCTCGGGCGAGGCCCTCATGGGTGATCAGGGGTACGGCATCGACCATGCCGTGCTCGACACGATCACCTCGGAGGTGAAAGAGGTCTGCAGCCTCGGTGTCGAAGTCGCCATCGTCATCGGCGGGGGTAATATCTTCCGCGGCTTATCGGGCGCTGCAAAGGGCATGGAGCGTGCGAGCGCCGATTACATGGGTATGCTCGCCACGGTGCTGAACGCTTTGGCGCTTCAGAATGTTCTGGAGAACAAGGGCGTAGTCACCCGGGTACAGTCGGCGATCGAGATGCGAGAACTCGCCGAGACGTACATACGCCGCCGCGCCGTGCGTCATTTGGAAAAGCACCGCGTGGTCATCTTCGCCGCGGGCACCGGCAACCCCTACTTCACGACAGACACCGCGGCAGCGCTTCGGGCAATGGAGATCGGGGCCGAGGTCATTATGAAGGCGACCAAGGTGGACGGCGTATACAGCGCCGACCCCATGAAAGACAAGACCGCCACCAAGTTCAACAGCCTGACGTATATTGAAGTGCTTCAGAAGGACCTCCGCGTCATGGATGCCACGGCCATATCCCTTTGCATGGACAACGGCCTTCCTATTATTGTCTTCAACCTCAACGTCCCCGGCAATATCAAGAAGATCGTGTTAGGCGAAACCGTCGGGACGCTCGTGACCGGGAGGAACAATGCTTAG
- a CDS encoding ABC transporter substrate-binding protein: MVVNKFIAVIVGVLSLFAAPAFAEDTIKVGAILAVTGPASNLGAPEARTLEMLVADINAKGGIIGKKVELLVKDTGGSPEKAVSFAKQLIEEDKVFAIIGPSTSGETMAIKNIAEEGKTILLSCAAAEVIVNPLAKYVFKVAPKDNYAAMKIFQQMKKMKISKIGVLSSNTGFGKAGKEQLEKLALENGIHILISEVYDKSATDLTAEVTKLKAKGVQAIVNWSIEPAQSIVIKNARQIGLRVPVFQSHGFANIQYVQAAGIAAEGVIFPASRIIVADLLPDKHPQKSVVLAYKKAYETKYSEEVSTFGGHAYDALMILARAIREGGYDREKVRTSIEHIKGFVGTAGIFSFSPTDHNGLDIESFVMLTVKDGKFALLEK; the protein is encoded by the coding sequence ATGGTGGTCAATAAGTTCATTGCGGTAATAGTCGGTGTTCTTTCGTTGTTTGCCGCTCCGGCATTCGCCGAGGACACGATCAAGGTCGGGGCCATTCTTGCCGTTACCGGCCCCGCATCAAACCTCGGTGCGCCCGAGGCGCGAACCCTCGAGATGCTCGTGGCGGACATCAACGCAAAGGGCGGCATCATCGGCAAGAAGGTCGAGCTCCTTGTCAAGGACACCGGCGGCAGTCCCGAAAAAGCAGTCTCCTTTGCGAAGCAGCTGATCGAGGAAGATAAGGTGTTCGCCATCATCGGCCCATCCACCAGCGGTGAGACCATGGCGATCAAGAACATTGCCGAAGAGGGAAAGACGATCCTTCTTTCCTGCGCCGCGGCCGAGGTCATTGTCAATCCGCTTGCGAAATATGTGTTCAAGGTGGCGCCGAAGGACAATTACGCCGCGATGAAAATCTTCCAGCAGATGAAGAAGATGAAGATCTCGAAGATCGGCGTTCTTTCAAGTAATACAGGGTTCGGCAAGGCGGGCAAGGAGCAACTCGAGAAGCTCGCGCTTGAGAACGGCATCCATATCCTGATCAGCGAGGTATACGACAAGTCTGCGACGGACCTCACTGCCGAGGTCACCAAGCTCAAGGCAAAAGGCGTACAGGCGATCGTGAACTGGTCCATCGAGCCTGCGCAGTCCATCGTGATCAAAAATGCGCGCCAGATCGGACTGCGGGTGCCGGTCTTCCAGAGCCACGGCTTCGCCAATATTCAGTACGTCCAGGCCGCGGGTATTGCCGCCGAGGGTGTGATCTTCCCGGCCAGCAGGATCATCGTTGCGGACCTGCTCCCTGATAAGCATCCGCAAAAGTCCGTTGTCCTGGCCTACAAGAAAGCCTATGAGACAAAATATAGCGAGGAGGTAAGCACGTTCGGCGGTCATGCCTATGACGCGCTGATGATCCTCGCCCGGGCCATCCGCGAGGGCGGCTATGACCGGGAAAAAGTACGGACCTCCATCGAGCACATAAAGGGATTCGTCGGCACCGCCGGTATTTTCTCCTTTTCGCCGACGGACCATAACGGCCTCGATATCGAATCCTTTGTCATGCTGACGGTGAAGGATGGTAAATTCGCGTTGCTGGAAAAATAG
- the frr gene encoding ribosome recycling factor, with amino-acid sequence MLSEQKKKAEEKMSKALDVLRKEFTTLRTGRASLGMLDGIMVDFYGTPTALNQVSNLAMPDPRMITIQPWEPKMLGEIEKAILKSDVGITPSNDGKIIRLGIPPLTEERRQQIVKHAKKLAEDARVAVRNIRRDVNDDIKKKSKDKETHVSEDEVKKLQDEIQKTTDSYIIKIDDLLAHKEKEIMTV; translated from the coding sequence ATGCTTAGCGAGCAGAAGAAAAAAGCGGAAGAGAAGATGAGCAAGGCGCTCGATGTCCTCAGAAAGGAGTTTACCACGCTCCGCACCGGCAGGGCCTCGCTCGGCATGCTCGACGGGATCATGGTGGATTTCTATGGCACGCCCACAGCGCTCAACCAGGTGTCGAACTTGGCTATGCCCGACCCTCGGATGATCACCATCCAGCCCTGGGAACCGAAGATGCTCGGCGAGATAGAGAAGGCAATCCTGAAATCGGACGTCGGGATCACACCCTCGAACGACGGCAAGATCATCCGCCTCGGAATCCCGCCCCTGACTGAGGAGCGACGGCAGCAGATTGTGAAACACGCGAAGAAACTGGCCGAGGACGCGCGTGTCGCTGTCCGGAACATCCGCAGGGACGTGAACGACGATATCAAGAAGAAGAGCAAGGACAAAGAAACCCACGTTTCCGAGGACGAGGTCAAGAAGCTGCAGGACGAAATACAGAAGACAACAGACAGCTATATAATAAAGATCGATGATCTGCTCGCCCACAAGGAAAAAGAGATCATGACCGTGTAG
- a CDS encoding branched-chain amino acid ABC transporter permease, which translates to MIELFFQYLVAGLTYGTIYAIVGIGFNIIYNATGIINFAQGEFVMLGGMIAVTLHGFLPLPFAVLGAVLITMIIGGLIEMTFIRWLVKPSVLRMIIITIGLSILIREAALFTWGEGVRSLPYFTGNEISALSLGNVRISPQVIWSIGVCSVIVFLLNLFFKHTMLGREMRACAANRDAAALCGIPTRNMITLSFVLSAGIGALAGCVVSPITYTQYNIGAGLAIKGFTVAILGGLGNSMAAVAAGFILGILESFSIWVLPTAYKDTISISILLAMLFVRPSGLFGNKEAMRLKDF; encoded by the coding sequence TTGATCGAGCTCTTTTTTCAATACCTCGTTGCCGGCCTGACCTATGGCACCATTTACGCCATTGTCGGCATCGGGTTCAACATTATCTACAATGCCACGGGGATCATCAACTTCGCCCAGGGCGAGTTCGTCATGCTCGGCGGCATGATCGCCGTGACCCTGCATGGTTTCCTACCGCTTCCGTTCGCGGTGCTCGGCGCCGTGCTGATCACAATGATCATCGGCGGGCTTATCGAGATGACCTTTATCCGGTGGCTCGTGAAGCCGTCCGTGCTCAGGATGATCATCATTACCATCGGCCTTTCCATCCTGATACGGGAAGCAGCGCTCTTCACCTGGGGCGAAGGAGTCCGCTCCCTGCCTTACTTCACGGGGAACGAGATCTCTGCTCTCTCGCTCGGTAATGTCCGCATTTCCCCACAGGTCATCTGGAGCATCGGTGTCTGTTCTGTCATCGTTTTTCTACTGAACCTTTTTTTCAAACATACCATGCTCGGCAGGGAAATGCGCGCCTGCGCTGCGAACCGTGACGCGGCGGCGCTCTGCGGCATCCCGACCAGGAATATGATCACCCTTTCCTTTGTCCTCTCCGCCGGCATCGGCGCGCTGGCCGGGTGCGTGGTCTCGCCGATCACGTATACGCAGTATAATATCGGCGCCGGTCTGGCCATCAAGGGTTTTACCGTTGCGATCCTCGGCGGCCTCGGCAACAGCATGGCCGCCGTGGCAGCAGGCTTCATCCTCGGCATTCTCGAGTCCTTCAGCATCTGGGTCCTGCCGACAGCCTACAAGGACACGATCTCCATCTCCATCCTGCTTGCCATGCTGTTCGTAAGGCCGAGCGGACTGTTTGGAAATAAAGAAGCCATGCGGCTGAAGGATTTTTGA
- a CDS encoding ACT domain-containing protein, translating into MKVEQISIFLENKSGRLAEVTDILARNGINLRALSLADTADFGIFRLIVNDTEKAVTLLKDKGFTIAKNEVVAVIVPDQPGGLAGILATLQGKSINVEYMYAFVQKSEGNAVLIFRFDDIEKAIDALRKADVRILSGEAVQRL; encoded by the coding sequence GTGAAAGTTGAGCAGATATCCATATTCCTCGAGAACAAATCGGGCCGCCTTGCAGAGGTTACCGATATCCTTGCCAGGAATGGGATCAACTTGAGGGCTCTCTCCCTGGCCGACACGGCTGATTTCGGGATCTTCCGGCTTATCGTCAACGATACGGAAAAGGCCGTCACCCTTCTGAAGGACAAGGGATTCACCATTGCGAAGAATGAGGTTGTTGCCGTGATCGTGCCTGACCAGCCCGGTGGCCTCGCCGGCATTCTCGCCACTCTTCAGGGCAAGAGCATCAATGTTGAATATATGTACGCTTTCGTCCAGAAGAGCGAGGGAAATGCTGTCCTGATATTCCGGTTCGATGATATCGAGAAGGCCATCGATGCACTGCGGAAGGCGGACGTCAGGATATTGAGCGGAGAAGCAGTACAGAGATTGTAG